The proteins below are encoded in one region of Polynucleobacter sp. AP-Elch-400A-B2:
- a CDS encoding MFS transporter yields the protein MTNKHPLLNKNLVLLILCQGLFLTNNVTFIAINGLVGLSLSPVAWMATLPVMGYVVGGAFSTSIVAKTQNYFGRKISFQLGLLVAVFSALLCAYAAVSKNFWLLVLGTFIAGYYSANGQLYRFAAAELTAVSQRDKAVSWVLAGGILGAVIGPNLASWTKDFFDTAFLGAYLTLSIAGFIGIIVMQFIHFPEEFKTQHSLSAGRSLKTILQQPVFLVAVIGASLGYGVMNLLMAATPLAMQICELPFSDTAMVLEWHVIGMFAPGFFTGSLIQRFGTLKIMGVGVILNLLCIAIALTGVDFHQFLIALFLLGVGWNFLFTGSTSLAMTAYRPEERDKAQAAINFFVFGTMAFTSFGSGALITSQGWNILNLGSLLPVAVTAGALIWLSANLKKTSASSSA from the coding sequence ATGACGAACAAGCACCCTTTACTCAATAAAAACCTCGTGCTGCTGATTCTTTGCCAGGGCTTGTTTTTGACCAACAATGTGACCTTTATCGCCATTAATGGCCTAGTTGGGCTCAGTCTGAGTCCAGTCGCCTGGATGGCTACCTTGCCCGTGATGGGCTACGTTGTCGGGGGCGCCTTCTCAACCTCCATTGTTGCCAAAACCCAAAATTACTTTGGTCGCAAAATTTCTTTCCAGTTAGGTCTTCTGGTAGCGGTCTTTTCAGCCCTTCTATGCGCCTATGCCGCCGTTTCCAAAAACTTCTGGCTACTGGTGCTCGGTACCTTTATTGCAGGCTATTACAGCGCCAATGGGCAGCTCTATCGATTTGCGGCGGCTGAGTTGACTGCGGTTAGCCAGAGAGATAAGGCAGTCTCTTGGGTGTTAGCTGGCGGGATTCTTGGCGCAGTGATTGGCCCCAATCTTGCCTCATGGACTAAAGACTTCTTTGATACCGCCTTTTTGGGCGCTTACCTCACTCTCTCGATAGCCGGCTTTATCGGGATCATCGTGATGCAATTCATCCACTTTCCAGAAGAGTTCAAGACGCAGCATTCACTTTCAGCCGGCAGGAGTCTTAAAACCATTCTGCAACAACCGGTCTTTCTAGTTGCCGTAATCGGCGCATCTTTGGGCTACGGCGTAATGAACCTCCTGATGGCAGCCACCCCACTTGCCATGCAAATTTGTGAACTCCCGTTTTCGGATACGGCTATGGTTTTAGAGTGGCATGTGATTGGCATGTTCGCGCCCGGTTTCTTTACTGGCTCGCTCATTCAGCGTTTTGGCACACTCAAGATCATGGGCGTCGGAGTCATACTCAATCTCCTGTGTATTGCAATTGCACTTACCGGTGTCGACTTCCACCAATTTTTAATTGCCTTATTTTTGCTGGGCGTTGGCTGGAACTTTTTATTTACCGGCTCCACATCGTTAGCGATGACTGCATACCGACCAGAGGAGCGCGACAAAGCTCAGGCAGCAATTAACTTCTTTGTGTTTGGCACTATGGCTTTCACCTCCTTCGGCTCCGGAGCGCTGATTACCTCTCAGGGCTGGAATATCCTCAATCTAGGATCGCTACTTCCTGTTGCCGTCACTGCTGGTGCTTTGATTTGGCTGAGCGCTAATCTTAAGAAGACTAGCGCCTCATCTAGCGCTTAA
- a CDS encoding DUF2892 domain-containing protein, with protein sequence MKCNVGGIDRILRISVGIVLVALAANGIVGWWGWLGLIPMATGIFRFCPAYLLLGNNFCSK encoded by the coding sequence ATGAAATGTAACGTCGGCGGTATCGATCGTATTTTAAGAATCTCAGTAGGCATTGTGCTAGTTGCACTTGCAGCTAACGGTATCGTAGGTTGGTGGGGTTGGCTCGGACTCATCCCTATGGCTACTGGTATTTTCCGTTTCTGCCCAGCCTACTTATTACTGGGAAATAATTTTTGCTCTAAGTGA
- a CDS encoding DNA/RNA non-specific endonuclease: MKVLAKPLLLILIWLPLSASALFDQCQDLFPNQQIPSTTQVGRDLCFDDFAIYYSPSDKKPIYTVERLSSQQLQEPHPRRTNQFYEEARLPAHERSVLADYRGSGYDRGHNVPAGDMTSERGMAQSFSLANMMPQARQNNQGIWAKRVEESTRMYIKRVQGDVFVFTGSVGHAGSIGRGKVTIPSHLYKLVYDPAKKLAWAYWVENTDDAQMSAPISYAELIQKTGIDFHLPIEGNESKSSKSAEKSSSEARPMVGGWYPVFFDQYSGEKVLALASNIKAGKVSSVQIQYDRNLGLAQKLAQEIQAQSALQATLFLSSPPDSPSVIYERNRVIVIVRSK, from the coding sequence ATGAAAGTCTTGGCCAAACCCCTCTTATTAATCTTGATTTGGCTACCACTGAGCGCGTCAGCTCTCTTCGATCAATGCCAGGATCTATTCCCAAATCAACAAATACCCAGCACCACACAGGTGGGGCGAGACCTTTGTTTTGATGATTTCGCGATCTACTACTCGCCTTCAGATAAAAAGCCCATTTATACAGTTGAGAGGTTAAGTAGCCAACAACTCCAGGAGCCACACCCTCGCCGCACCAATCAGTTCTACGAAGAGGCCAGGCTCCCAGCACATGAACGCTCCGTACTGGCAGACTATCGCGGCAGCGGATATGACCGGGGTCACAACGTGCCAGCTGGTGACATGACAAGTGAGAGGGGAATGGCGCAGTCCTTCTCCCTGGCAAATATGATGCCGCAAGCTCGGCAAAACAATCAAGGCATCTGGGCTAAACGAGTTGAAGAGTCCACGAGGATGTATATCAAGCGCGTTCAAGGCGATGTCTTTGTCTTTACTGGATCGGTGGGTCATGCCGGCAGCATTGGCAGAGGCAAGGTCACCATTCCGAGTCATCTCTACAAGCTGGTATACGATCCTGCCAAAAAATTAGCTTGGGCTTATTGGGTCGAAAACACCGATGATGCACAAATGAGTGCACCGATCTCCTATGCCGAACTCATTCAAAAGACCGGCATCGACTTTCACCTTCCGATAGAGGGTAATGAAAGTAAGTCCAGTAAATCAGCTGAAAAGAGTAGTTCGGAGGCCAGGCCTATGGTGGGTGGGTGGTATCCCGTTTTTTTTGATCAGTATTCGGGTGAGAAGGTTTTAGCACTGGCCTCTAACATCAAAGCGGGGAAGGTTAGCAGTGTGCAGATTCAATACGACCGCAATCTAGGGTTGGCTCAAAAGCTGGCGCAAGAAATTCAGGCGCAAAGTGCATTGCAGGCCACCCTCTTCCTGAGCAGCCCGCCAGACTCACCTAGTGTGATCTATGAACGCAATCGCGTCATAGTAATAGTGCGCTCTAAATAA
- a CDS encoding DUF3820 family protein, translating into MDSEALVKLVTMKMPFGKHAGRALADLPSNYLAWFAREGFPKSELGQLLGLMHTLDHNGLRGLLAPIQRAHGIAPRNREQ; encoded by the coding sequence ATGGATTCAGAAGCCCTGGTGAAGCTGGTCACAATGAAGATGCCTTTCGGCAAACATGCTGGCCGTGCGCTTGCAGACTTGCCTAGCAATTATTTGGCGTGGTTTGCTCGTGAGGGATTTCCTAAGAGCGAGCTGGGCCAGTTGCTGGGGTTGATGCACACCCTAGACCATAATGGCTTACGCGGATTATTGGCCCCTATCCAACGAGCTCATGGAATTGCTCCTCGCAATCGCGAGCAATAA
- a CDS encoding FMN-binding protein codes for MNWKPNPLFIIGLTMTTAPIIAQAKIYVSIEQAQKILLPNKSLVKNPMIITDELQDKMRSASSIRHPFQGDRIWRATDGSWFIVDEVVGKHEMITYAVALNPSGAVTGIEILEYVESYGYEVAEANWRKQFVGKTAADPIKLNQDIQNIGGATLSCKHLTDGVKRVAVLYEIALKNQTLSLKAK; via the coding sequence ATGAACTGGAAACCTAACCCCCTATTCATCATTGGTTTAACTATGACAACCGCACCAATCATTGCACAGGCCAAGATTTATGTATCGATTGAACAAGCTCAAAAGATACTGCTACCCAATAAATCGCTTGTTAAAAATCCCATGATCATCACCGATGAGCTGCAAGACAAAATGCGCTCAGCTTCGAGTATTCGACACCCCTTTCAAGGAGACCGAATTTGGAGGGCGACTGACGGAAGCTGGTTCATCGTAGATGAGGTAGTCGGTAAACATGAAATGATTACTTACGCAGTTGCACTCAATCCATCGGGCGCAGTAACTGGAATTGAGATTCTAGAATACGTTGAATCTTACGGATACGAAGTAGCAGAAGCCAACTGGCGTAAGCAGTTTGTCGGAAAGACGGCTGCGGACCCCATTAAACTTAATCAAGATATCCAGAATATTGGTGGCGCCACTCTCTCCTGTAAACATCTGACTGATGGCGTAAAGCGGGTTGCGGTCTTATATGAGATCGCCTTAAAAAATCAGACCTTAAGCCTAAAAGCAAAATGA
- a CDS encoding FAD:protein FMN transferase produces the protein MIRCKPLLGTFVEIRIEDPSPPLKALDEAFLAIEKVQSLMGFHNPDSELSQINARSYFKPVRIHPWTAEVLRIAKEVYLQSQGVFNCGVGHRLVEAGLLPRHHTLNDCSFGGIEDLQFIELSLVRSSLPLCLDLGGIAKGYAVDKAVEALLANGVQAGSVNAGGDIRIFGGRSQAIQIRNPSKPHELIQIGSMSAGAIATSSLYFANRSSSSKSFMVNPLNQGHIEFSESYSVVATRCVYADALTKVVSISRNTHHPCLSHFSAQAICIPNSQSL, from the coding sequence ATGATTCGTTGCAAGCCACTTTTAGGCACCTTCGTAGAAATTAGGATTGAAGATCCATCACCCCCATTAAAAGCACTAGATGAGGCTTTTTTAGCTATTGAAAAAGTGCAATCTTTGATGGGCTTTCATAATCCTGATAGCGAGCTTTCCCAGATCAATGCTAGATCCTATTTCAAACCTGTTCGGATTCACCCTTGGACAGCTGAAGTTCTCAGGATTGCAAAAGAGGTTTACCTCCAATCCCAAGGTGTATTTAATTGTGGAGTTGGTCATCGTCTAGTGGAGGCAGGCCTACTCCCAAGGCATCACACCCTCAATGATTGCTCATTTGGAGGCATTGAAGATCTCCAATTTATTGAACTCTCCTTGGTTCGATCGTCACTACCACTTTGCCTTGATCTTGGCGGCATTGCCAAAGGCTACGCAGTAGATAAAGCCGTTGAAGCTTTACTTGCTAATGGCGTCCAAGCTGGATCAGTCAACGCGGGCGGGGATATCCGCATATTCGGGGGTCGATCTCAAGCTATTCAAATCCGCAATCCATCTAAACCGCATGAACTCATCCAGATTGGTAGCATGTCAGCAGGTGCGATTGCCACTAGCAGTCTCTACTTTGCAAACCGTAGTAGCAGCTCAAAGAGCTTTATGGTGAACCCCCTGAATCAAGGTCATATTGAGTTTTCAGAGTCTTACTCAGTAGTCGCCACTAGATGTGTCTACGCAGACGCCTTAACTAAGGTGGTGAGTATTTCCAGAAATACTCACCATCCTTGCTTAAGTCACTTTTCTGCCCAAGCAATCTGCATCCCCAATTCCCAATCCCTATGA
- a CDS encoding DUF6662 family protein, which yields MTIKRLVAFSILLATALHFSFANAGEGAFGWIYTLDLQPKGKLEFEQRLQLNKQQAAGTYDAWTARTELEYGLTNDLQIAGYINSYYTSASQNYTNSEACGDSPSCTGGYGVPSSHDPATPYRKSGIEGGSLEAIYRLTNPVTSPVGVGLYLEPTIGRNKNEIEARLLLQSNFIDDRLILAGNVVVANERLKFIENGNVPESMLDFLVGASYRFAPKWSAGVEARFHNDYSELNLRNQVQRATFVGPNMHYAAKDWWVTGAWRYQLKGGTCMGGGEAECSNARVWDSHSVNEFIVKVGFPLN from the coding sequence ATGACTATCAAAAGACTTGTTGCCTTTAGCATCCTCTTAGCCACAGCCCTGCACTTCTCATTCGCCAATGCGGGCGAAGGTGCATTTGGTTGGATTTACACCCTCGACCTGCAACCCAAAGGAAAACTCGAGTTTGAACAACGCTTACAACTCAATAAACAACAAGCTGCCGGCACCTACGATGCGTGGACAGCTAGAACCGAGTTGGAGTACGGTCTGACCAATGATTTACAAATTGCTGGCTACATTAATTCCTACTACACCAGCGCGAGTCAGAATTACACCAACTCAGAAGCTTGTGGCGATAGCCCAAGCTGTACAGGTGGGTATGGGGTGCCATCTAGCCATGACCCAGCCACTCCCTACAGAAAAAGTGGCATTGAGGGTGGATCACTAGAAGCAATTTATCGACTTACTAATCCAGTGACATCACCCGTTGGTGTCGGTCTCTATTTAGAGCCAACTATTGGTAGAAATAAAAATGAAATTGAAGCGCGCCTACTATTGCAATCGAATTTCATTGATGATCGTTTAATTTTGGCAGGTAACGTAGTTGTAGCGAATGAACGCTTAAAGTTTATTGAAAATGGCAACGTACCAGAATCGATGCTCGACTTCCTTGTGGGCGCGAGCTATCGATTTGCACCTAAATGGTCTGCCGGTGTTGAGGCACGTTTCCACAATGACTACTCAGAATTGAATTTACGCAATCAAGTCCAACGTGCCACTTTTGTGGGGCCCAATATGCACTACGCCGCTAAGGACTGGTGGGTAACGGGTGCTTGGCGCTATCAACTTAAAGGTGGCACCTGTATGGGTGGTGGAGAAGCCGAATGCTCAAATGCGCGTGTTTGGGATAGTCATTCAGTGAATGAATTTATCGTCAAAGTTGGATTCCCTCTGAACTAA
- a CDS encoding NADP-dependent isocitrate dehydrogenase, protein MASEKSKIIYTLTDEAPLLATCAFLPIIRTFTAPVGVQVVESDISVAARILSNFSDCLTAEQKVPDNLAELGRMTLLPETNIIKLPNISASVPQLLAAIKELQAKGYKIPDFPDDPKNDAEKEIRTHYSKCLGSAVNPVLREGNSDRRAPNAVKRYARKNPHSMGEWSQASRTHVSHMHGGDFYAGEKSMTMTKACDVKMDLVTKSGKTIVLKPKVSLIAGEIIDSMYMSKKALCEFYEQEIEDAYKTGMMLSLHVKATMMKVSHPIVFGHAVKIFYKDAFEKHGKLFDELGVNPNNGMSSLYEKIKTLPESKREEIIQDLHACHEHRPALAMVDSAKGITNLHSPSDVIVDASMPAMIRVGGKMWGADGRLHDTKAVIPESTFARIYQEIINFCKTHGNFDPKTMGTVPNVGLMAQQAEEYGSHDKTFEITEAGVARIVADDGTVLLEQNVEEGDIWRMCQVKDAPIRDWVKLAVNRARLSHTPAVFWLDEYRPHEAELIKKVQVYLKDYDLTGVDIQIMSQTRAMRYTLERIIRGKDTISVTGNILRDYLTDLFPIMELGTSAKMLSIVPLMAGGGLFETGAGGSAPKHVQQLVEENHLRWDSLGEFLALAVSLEDIGDKTGNAKVKILARTLDEATGTLLDNNKSPSPRTGELDNRGSQFYLAMYWAQALAAQTEDKELQAHFAPIAKALTENEQKIVAEFKAVQGKPADIGGYYMPDHDKFVAVMCPSATLNSILKTASAT, encoded by the coding sequence ATGGCTTCAGAGAAATCAAAGATTATTTACACGCTGACAGATGAGGCGCCCTTATTGGCAACCTGTGCATTTTTGCCAATCATTCGTACTTTTACAGCGCCAGTAGGAGTTCAGGTTGTAGAAAGCGATATTTCTGTTGCGGCGCGTATCTTGTCAAACTTCTCTGATTGCTTAACTGCAGAGCAAAAAGTTCCCGATAATTTGGCTGAGCTGGGTCGTATGACTTTATTGCCTGAAACCAACATCATTAAGTTGCCCAATATCAGTGCTTCAGTTCCACAGTTGCTCGCTGCTATTAAAGAGTTGCAAGCCAAGGGTTACAAAATCCCTGATTTTCCAGATGATCCTAAAAATGATGCTGAAAAAGAAATTCGTACGCATTACTCCAAGTGTTTGGGTAGCGCAGTAAACCCCGTATTGCGCGAAGGTAACTCTGATCGCCGTGCACCAAACGCTGTTAAGCGTTATGCCCGTAAGAACCCGCACTCGATGGGTGAGTGGAGCCAAGCCTCCCGTACGCACGTATCGCATATGCATGGTGGTGACTTCTACGCAGGTGAGAAGTCAATGACCATGACCAAGGCATGTGATGTAAAGATGGATCTAGTAACGAAGAGTGGCAAAACGATTGTTCTCAAGCCAAAAGTGAGTTTAATTGCTGGTGAAATTATTGACAGCATGTACATGAGTAAAAAAGCACTCTGCGAGTTTTATGAACAAGAGATCGAAGATGCTTACAAGACTGGCATGATGTTGTCCTTGCATGTAAAAGCCACCATGATGAAGGTGTCACACCCAATCGTGTTTGGTCATGCTGTAAAGATTTTCTACAAAGACGCATTTGAAAAGCATGGCAAGTTGTTTGATGAGTTAGGTGTCAATCCAAACAACGGTATGAGTAGCTTGTACGAAAAAATCAAAACTTTGCCAGAATCTAAACGTGAAGAAATCATTCAGGACTTACATGCTTGCCATGAGCACCGCCCAGCGTTAGCGATGGTGGACTCTGCCAAAGGCATTACTAACCTGCATTCACCAAGTGATGTGATCGTAGATGCATCGATGCCAGCAATGATTCGTGTGGGCGGCAAGATGTGGGGTGCTGATGGTCGTTTGCATGACACCAAAGCGGTTATTCCAGAAAGTACTTTCGCTCGCATCTATCAAGAGATCATTAACTTTTGCAAGACGCACGGTAACTTCGATCCAAAAACGATGGGTACAGTACCTAACGTGGGCTTGATGGCCCAGCAGGCAGAAGAGTACGGCTCACATGACAAGACCTTTGAAATCACTGAGGCTGGTGTGGCTCGTATTGTTGCGGATGATGGCACAGTCTTGTTGGAGCAGAATGTGGAAGAGGGCGATATCTGGCGTATGTGCCAAGTTAAAGATGCGCCGATTCGTGACTGGGTGAAGTTAGCAGTCAACCGCGCACGCTTGTCGCATACTCCAGCCGTGTTCTGGCTGGATGAGTACCGTCCACATGAGGCTGAATTAATTAAAAAAGTTCAAGTCTATCTAAAAGACTACGACTTAACTGGTGTAGATATTCAGATCATGTCGCAGACTCGCGCAATGCGCTACACCTTAGAGCGCATTATTCGCGGTAAGGATACGATCTCAGTGACCGGTAATATTTTGCGCGATTACCTCACTGACTTATTCCCAATTATGGAGCTCGGTACTAGCGCCAAGATGTTATCTATCGTGCCGTTGATGGCGGGTGGCGGCCTCTTTGAAACTGGTGCTGGCGGTTCTGCTCCTAAGCACGTTCAACAGCTGGTTGAAGAAAATCATTTGCGCTGGGATTCCTTAGGTGAGTTCTTGGCTCTAGCAGTTTCTTTAGAAGATATTGGTGATAAGACTGGTAACGCTAAAGTCAAAATCTTGGCTCGCACTTTAGATGAAGCTACTGGCACATTATTGGATAACAATAAGTCGCCATCACCACGTACTGGTGAGCTAGATAATCGCGGTAGCCAGTTTTACTTAGCGATGTACTGGGCTCAGGCTTTAGCTGCGCAAACTGAAGATAAAGAATTGCAAGCCCACTTTGCCCCGATTGCAAAAGCATTGACTGAGAATGAGCAAAAGATTGTTGCTGAGTTCAAGGCGGTACAAGGCAAACCGGCGGATATTGGTGGCTATTACATGCCTGATCACGACAAGTTTGTGGCAGTGATGTGTCCAAGCGCTACCTTGAATAGCATCTTAAAAACGGCATCAGCCACTTAA
- a CDS encoding transglycosylase SLT domain-containing protein has translation MIKCFSANSSDTQLAQPATAHAKNLLAHALSPVYRVMNGLLIVTVFMTVGLWLSGNGTQAGAFDLARILVPDEARHIVWQNGFGMLDQYQEATAKASADEEIANVLYGNTLAMPDSSLFSAKQQTVALLMPSVAHTQVKPISHLADRIPTSKIDPQALDSKLMVSIQNQRAVADFFEKKYKLDRAKIEEYVSNTVLIAKEVNIDPVLLLAVISVESNFNPLIKSHAGAEGLMQVMTAIHKDKYALYGGASDAVKPEVNIRVGAYILKYLIATSGSLRNGLKYYVGAANAENDGGYTDKVMAERNRLISLCQPATPNKFTLNGKDLRS, from the coding sequence ATGATTAAATGTTTTTCTGCCAATTCGAGTGACACGCAACTAGCACAGCCAGCAACGGCTCACGCTAAGAATTTGCTCGCTCATGCTCTATCCCCTGTCTACAGGGTCATGAATGGTCTATTGATTGTGACCGTGTTCATGACCGTCGGACTCTGGCTTTCCGGTAACGGAACTCAAGCAGGTGCATTTGATTTAGCTCGAATCCTGGTTCCAGACGAAGCTCGCCATATAGTTTGGCAAAACGGTTTCGGCATGCTCGATCAGTATCAAGAAGCGACTGCTAAGGCATCTGCCGATGAAGAAATTGCCAATGTGCTTTACGGAAATACATTAGCTATGCCTGACAGTAGTTTATTTAGTGCTAAGCAACAAACAGTTGCCCTGTTGATGCCCTCAGTTGCGCATACCCAAGTAAAGCCGATCTCCCATTTGGCTGATCGCATTCCCACTTCAAAAATTGATCCTCAGGCGCTGGATTCAAAGTTGATGGTATCCATTCAAAATCAACGCGCAGTAGCTGACTTCTTTGAGAAGAAGTACAAGTTGGATCGCGCCAAGATCGAGGAATATGTATCCAATACTGTGTTGATTGCAAAGGAAGTCAATATTGACCCAGTACTCTTGCTTGCCGTGATTTCGGTAGAGTCCAACTTTAACCCCCTAATTAAGAGCCACGCTGGTGCTGAAGGCTTGATGCAGGTAATGACCGCGATTCATAAGGACAAGTACGCCTTGTATGGTGGCGCTTCTGATGCGGTAAAGCCTGAGGTGAATATTCGGGTAGGCGCTTATATATTGAAGTATTTGATTGCCACTAGCGGCTCATTGCGTAATGGCTTGAAATACTATGTTGGTGCTGCCAACGCAGAGAACGATGGCGGCTATACCGACAAGGTGATGGCGGAAAGAAATCGTTTGATTAGCTTGTGTCAGCCAGCAACGCCCAACAAATTCACTTTGAACGGTAAAGATTTACGCTCATAA
- a CDS encoding DUF6352 family protein, producing MTNFWPHSAYKTLTVGSDKQLLVTDDFLRTYLLRPELNLVPESCNVERALHQRLSENPRAVIADEEIAGMADSDIQVNYQVWLRYRAKLLAASSLENFYMSLFKGDGVDVPPLFISQLAQIFIRHILGEDCHPLDARMGELFFRTQKITVLEDGVVMGADDEVVTRNAQAGETGNILDLLKSKSMSMRSIDLDVLHEENAELYWDKSEDYDFAVQLNFGQPPINHFCRVLEKWVQHFLGAQVRITPMQQISDPKWSWHVGLDAAATDILNKLYNKETVDTDELEKVICLFRLDFIDEAAVTQAQAGKPVYMGIAMNDEKQLKLKPQNLLFNLPLAKAS from the coding sequence ATGACAAACTTCTGGCCTCATTCTGCGTATAAAACCCTGACGGTGGGGTCTGATAAGCAACTGCTGGTAACTGATGATTTTCTGCGTACTTACTTACTACGCCCTGAGTTAAACCTCGTTCCTGAATCCTGTAATGTTGAGCGCGCCCTACATCAGCGTTTAAGTGAGAACCCCCGCGCAGTGATTGCCGATGAGGAAATTGCTGGCATGGCAGATTCCGATATTCAGGTGAACTACCAAGTGTGGCTCAGGTATCGGGCCAAGCTATTAGCCGCTAGTTCTTTAGAGAACTTTTACATGAGCTTGTTTAAGGGTGATGGCGTAGATGTACCGCCCTTATTTATTTCTCAATTAGCGCAAATATTTATTCGACATATTTTGGGGGAGGATTGCCATCCTTTGGATGCACGCATGGGTGAACTCTTCTTCCGGACTCAAAAGATTACTGTGTTGGAGGACGGTGTGGTGATGGGCGCAGATGATGAGGTCGTGACTCGCAATGCTCAGGCAGGGGAGACTGGCAATATCTTAGATCTGCTCAAAAGTAAGTCGATGTCTATGCGCTCGATCGACTTAGATGTCTTGCATGAAGAAAACGCGGAACTCTATTGGGATAAGAGCGAGGACTATGACTTTGCAGTGCAGTTGAACTTTGGTCAGCCGCCTATTAATCATTTTTGCCGCGTCCTCGAAAAATGGGTGCAGCACTTTTTAGGTGCACAAGTGCGTATTACGCCAATGCAGCAAATCTCCGATCCAAAATGGTCTTGGCATGTTGGCCTAGATGCTGCAGCGACAGATATCCTCAATAAGCTTTACAACAAAGAGACGGTTGACACCGACGAACTTGAGAAGGTGATTTGCTTATTCCGTTTGGACTTTATTGATGAGGCTGCAGTGACTCAAGCTCAGGCTGGAAAGCCGGTATACATGGGCATTGCCATGAATGATGAGAAGCAGCTCAAACTCAAACCGCAAAACCTGCTCTTCAATCTACCTTTAGCAAAAGCTTCTTAA
- a CDS encoding metalloregulator ArsR/SmtB family transcription factor, with translation MNMPISKAELKKIQSSADDACKLMKVLSNRDRMMLLCEIGQAEKCVGELEAALDLHQPTLSQQLTVLRKEKLVKTRREGKQIYYTLSSEVAVAVMSLLYKHFCKK, from the coding sequence ATGAATATGCCTATCTCCAAAGCAGAATTAAAGAAGATACAGTCATCCGCAGATGATGCCTGCAAGCTCATGAAGGTCCTATCAAACCGAGATCGGATGATGCTCTTATGTGAAATCGGTCAAGCAGAAAAATGTGTTGGTGAGTTAGAGGCGGCACTAGATTTGCATCAGCCTACTCTCTCGCAGCAACTTACCGTATTGCGTAAAGAAAAGCTGGTTAAAACGCGTAGAGAAGGAAAGCAAATTTATTACACCCTATCTAGTGAGGTTGCTGTCGCAGTGATGAGTTTGCTATACAAGCATTTCTGTAAGAAGTAA
- a CDS encoding FKBP-type peptidyl-prolyl cis-trans isomerase yields MSELQKIDTVVGDGKEATAGNHVDVHYTGWLFDENAPDHKGQKFDSSLDRGQLFSFPLGAGHVIKGWDEGVQGMKIGGKRTLIIPSEMGYGPRGAGGVIPPNATLIFDVELHGVN; encoded by the coding sequence GTGAGCGAACTCCAAAAAATAGATACCGTTGTGGGCGATGGTAAAGAAGCGACTGCCGGCAACCATGTAGACGTGCATTACACCGGATGGTTATTTGATGAAAACGCGCCAGATCATAAAGGTCAAAAATTTGATAGCTCCTTAGACCGCGGCCAGCTGTTTAGTTTTCCTTTGGGCGCTGGCCATGTTATCAAAGGCTGGGATGAAGGCGTACAAGGCATGAAAATTGGTGGCAAGCGCACCTTAATCATTCCATCTGAGATGGGTTATGGTCCACGTGGTGCCGGTGGTGTGATTCCCCCAAATGCAACACTGATATTTGATGTGGAGCTTCATGGCGTAAATTAA